A window from Onychostoma macrolepis isolate SWU-2019 chromosome 07, ASM1243209v1, whole genome shotgun sequence encodes these proteins:
- the LOC131544724 gene encoding serum amyloid A-5 protein-like encodes MKLILAVLVLVLVVETQAQWYRYPEQAIEGARDMRRAYQDMLEANHKHSDKYFHARGNYDAASRGPGGRWAAEVISDAREAMQILTRRGHSDSEADQEANRWGRNGGDPNHYRPEKLPKKY; translated from the exons ATGAAGCTTATTCTTGCTGTGCTGGTGCTGGTTTTGGTGGTCGAGACCCAGGCGCAATGGTACCGGTACCCAGAACAAGCCATTGAAG GTGCAAGGGACATGCGGCGTGCTTACCAGGATATGTTGGAGGCCAACCATAAACACTCAGACAAGTATTTCCATGCACGCGGGAACTATGATGCTGCAAGTAGGGGCCCCGGAGGCAGATGGGCAGCCGAAGTGATCAG TGATGCAAGAGAAGCTATGCAGATACTAACTCGCAGAGGTCATTCAGATTCTGAAGCTGACCAGGAAGCCAATCGCTGGGGACGTAACGGCGGTGACCCCAACCACTACAGACCGGAAAAACTTCCCAAGAAGTACTGA
- the LOC131544721 gene encoding serum amyloid A-5 protein-like encodes MKLILAVLVLVLVVETQAQWYRYPGQAIGGAKDMWRAYRDMRQANWKHSDKYFHARGNYDAARRGPGGRWAAEVISNAREGVQGLGNSGRGKADSEADQRANRWGRNGGDPNRYRPNGLPNKY; translated from the exons ATGAAGCTTATTCTTGCTGTGCTGGTGCTGGTTTTGGTGGTCGAGACCCAGGCGCAATGGTACCGGTACCCAGGACAAGCCATTGGAG GTGCAAAGGACATGTGGCGTGCTTACCGGGATATGAGGCAGGCCAACTGGAAACACTCAGACAAGTATTTCCATGCACGCGGGAACTATGATGCTGCAAGAAGGGGCCCCGGAGGCAGATGGGCAGCCGAAGTGATCAG TAATGCAAGAGAGGGTGTGCAAGGACTGGGTAATTCAGGCCGAGGTAAAGCGGATTCTGAAGCTGACCAGAGAGCCAATCGCTGGGGACGTAACGGTGGTGACCCCAACCGCTACAGACCGAATGGCCTTCCCAATAAGTACTGA